A stretch of Malus sylvestris chromosome 11, drMalSylv7.2, whole genome shotgun sequence DNA encodes these proteins:
- the LOC126589806 gene encoding (-)-alpha-pinene synthase-like: protein MALIQDSAEAQSQNAKPEVARRTANFHPSVWGDQFINYDDSQDIITQAQSQQQVDELKEIVREAFTTSATDFSLQLKLIDAIQRLGLAYHFEREIGEALERMHSTFDDDHGNDDVDLYTVALGFRLLRQHGYNVSCAIFNNFKDESSNFKESLIDDMSGMLSFYEATHLRVHGEDILEKALVFTTTHLESAATRVSNPQATQITQALERPLRKSLERLSARRYISIYQEEASHNESLLKLAKLDFNLVQPLHKKELQEITRWWRELDFERKLPFARDRMVELYFWIVGVYFEPQYSVGRKIMTQVSVLLTILDDIYDAFGTFEELVIFTEAIDRWDVNCIDELPEYMQTFYLALLNLYNDIEAEMAKEGRSYRVPYAIQAMKDQARSYFNEARWLHEGRVPSMEEYMRVATVSISYTFLTTISLLGMGDVVTKEAFEWLFTDPKIVRAANTIFRLMDDIVSTDFEKERGHAASSVDCYMKQYGVSVQETVDVFQKQIMDLWKDINEEFLRPTFVPMSVLMRVLNLTRVTDLLYKGEDGFTRVGKVTRDSITSICIDPVPL from the exons ATGGCATTAATCCAGGATTCAGCAGAAGCTCAATCACAAAATGCGAAGCCTGAAGTTGCTCGGCGGACGGCAAATTTTCACCCAAGCGTTTGGGGAGACCAGTTCATAAATTATGATGATTCCCAAGACATT ATTACTCAAGCTCAAAGTCAACAACAGGTTGATGAACTCAAAGAAATTGTGAGGGAAGCATTCACAACTAGTGCAACTGATTTTTCACTTCAGCTAAAGTTGATTGATGCAATTCAGCGCCTTGGCTTGGCATACCATTTTGAAagagaaatcggagaagcactTGAACGTATGCATTCTACGTttgatgatgaccatggcaACGATGATGTTGATCTATACACTGTTGCTCTTGGTTTCCGGCTGCTAAGACAACATGGATATAATGTTTCATGTG CCATATTCAACAATTTCAAAGATGAAAGTAGTAACTTCAAGGAAAGCTTGATTGATGACATGTCTGGTATGCTAAGCTTTTATGAAGCAACACATCTGAGGGTGCATGGAGAAGACATATTAGAAAAGGCTCTTGTATTCACCACCACTCACCTTGAGTCAGCAGCAACCCGTGTAAGCAATCCACAGGCTACACAAATTACTCAAGCCCTAGAGAGACCTCTGCGAAAAAGTCTAGAGAGATTATCTGCACGACGTTACATTTCGATCTACCAAGAAGAAGCTTCACATAATGAATCTCTTCTGAAACTTGCAAAGTTAGACTTCAATCTTGTCCAGCCTTTGCACAAAAAGGAGCTCCAAGAGATCACTAG GTGGTGGAGAGAACTAGACTTTGAAAGGAAGCTGCCATTTGCAAGAGATAGGATGGTAGAGTTGTACTTTTGGATCGTCGGAGTGTATTTTGAACCCCAGTACTCTGTTGGGAGAAAAATTATGACACAAGTGAGTGTCTTGCTGACAATATTGGATGATATCTACGACGCATTTGGTACATTTGAAGAGCTCGTAATCTTTACTGAAGCGATTGACAG GTGGGATGTCAATTGCATTGATGAACTCCCGGAATATATGCAAACATTTTATCTTGCACTTTTAAATCTCTACAATGATATTGAGGCAGAGATGGCGAAGGAAGGAAGATCATACCGAGTTCCATATGCAATACAAGCT ATGAAAGATCAAGCTCGATCCTATTTTAATGAGGCCCGATGGTTGCACGAGGGACGAGTTCCAAGCATGGAGGAGTATATGCGTGTTGCAACAGTTTCAATTAGTTACACCTTTCTTACAACCATATCTTTACTTGGCATGGGAGATGTTGTGACAAAGGAAGCATTTGAGTGGTTGTTCACTGACCCCAAAATTGTTAGAGCTGCAAATACCATTTTTAGGCTCATGGATGACATTGTTTCCACAGAC tttgagaaagagagagggcatGCTGCTTCTAGTGTTGACTGCTACATGAAACAATATGGGGTGTCAGTGCAAGAGACGGTTGATGTTTTTCAGAAGCAAATTATGGATTTGTGGAAGGATATAAACGAGGAGTTCCTTAGACCAACTTTTGTGCCAATGTCTGTTCTTATGCGCGTTCTCAATTTAACAAGAGTAACTGATCTTCTTTACAAAGGGGAAGATGGATTCACACGTGTGGGAAAGGTGACGAGAGATAGTATTACTTCAATCTGTATCGATCCAGTGCCATTATGA